Proteins from a single region of Punica granatum isolate Tunisia-2019 chromosome 8, ASM765513v2, whole genome shotgun sequence:
- the LOC116188292 gene encoding uncharacterized protein LOC116188292 — translation MALTMKQTSLIVTALGLISFAFGVMAENKKPPNGTPIPGKDVVICKYQSDPTVYLGYLSVIFLIASSVTGYLSLFYPYNGKSVPHHALFENNILFIFFHIALFTAGLGLTLLLHPTVTEQFHQIRNVHPDLNTECPTAKTGVFGGGAFLSLDSTLFWLLTLMLVSNAREDYFEEQKGDGYDQESLASF, via the exons ATGGCCCTTACAATGAAGCAGACCTCCCTAATTGTGACAGCCCTGGGGCTGATATCCTTTGCCTTCGGGGTGATGGCCGAGAACAAGAAG CCTCCGAATGGCACACCGATTCCCGGTAAGGATGTCGTCATCTGCAAGTATCAATCCGATCCGACTGTCTATCTGGGCTACCTGTCCGTCATATTCCTGATAGCGTCCAGCGTGACCGGCTATCTCTCACTGTTTTATCCCTACAACGGCAAGTCCGTCCCACATCATGCCCTGTTCGAGAACAACATCttattcatcttcttccacaTCGCGCT GTTCACGGCGGGGCTAGGATTGACCCTGCTCTTACACCCCACGGTAACCGAGCAGTTCCACCAGATCCGTAATGTGCACCCTGACCTCAACACAGAGTGTCCAACGGCTAAGACTGGGGTGTTCGGGGGAGGGGCGTTCCTGTCTCTCGACTCGACCCTCTTCTGGCTGCTAACGCTCATGCTAGTGAGCAATGCCCGAGAGGACTACTTTGAGGAGCAGAAGGGAGACGGCTATGACCAAGAGAGCCTCGCGAGTTTTTGA